In Apium graveolens cultivar Ventura unplaced genomic scaffold, ASM990537v1 ctg8610, whole genome shotgun sequence, the genomic stretch ATAATGCCTTGCTAGCTTGTAATCAGGGTCTTAATTTTAACCATCCAGTCTTCTGTTGTAGACAACAACGAAATATTAAATGTGTACAGGCTCTTTTTAACAATGTTCACTAAATTAATGTGCTTCTCTGATTGGTTTGTGTACCTTTTTCGTAACTTCCTGTACCAGATCTAGACGCTACTCTATTCCCTGATGATGGCCGTACAGTATTTTTAGAATAAACTTTCTTGTCGAATATGGATTGATAGTATTTGTTTAATGTAAAAATAAACTAACAGCGCCATAATTTAAATAGGAATTTCCTTCTTCTTGTTATACTTGGTATTTGAATAAACACCTTTTAATTCATAGAGTAATTGACAATGTTGGAATTTGAATTTGTAAAACGTAGATGTAAAACGTATAAATTTACAGCAGACAAAAGTTTTCCATGGTGTGATTTGTTAAAATGATGATTTGAGTCCATAAAGTGCTTCTATTAATTTCAGCTTAATTGTAATTTGGAGTCGATGTCTATTATTCAGGTCTTAAGCTTACTAGAGATACTAAACCGAAGAATTTGTATGCTGATATTGATGTGCATTGAGGAAACTTTTCCAACCAAAACTTCTCGAGTTGCATCTCGGATGAAGTAATTCTATTATATACCAACCAAATATTCCTCTGGCTAAATATTTGTGCGAGCTCTTTTTTAAATGCTATAGAAATACTAAATCTATGACAACACTATTAACTTCAGTGTCATGCCTTGACATGTAGTTTTCTGTTTTTCTGATGTTTTtgtttgtgtttgatttcttagAATAGTATACAAGTTAAGGAATAGAAAGTTTAGGCTAGAAATGCAAGAGAATCAGATAGGATTCAGTTATAGAGAGAGACGTTGGTGGAATAATAACTTCTATTTTCTGAATAATAGTTCAAACATGAACGTAATTAAAATATTGATGGTCTGTTTATACTAAACCTCTACTTCAAGTAAAAGATTACAACACCCTTGCTATACTTTAGCTTTTTTGTCCTTAACCCCTCCTTCAAAACTATCATGCCCTTGGGATCTtctttaaaacaggaatccaattcACTTTCTGCTCGGCCAAAAACTTAAGGGCCCCATGGTCTGTCTTAATGAAAAAAGTGATTATCCATGAGATATGTTGCTGAAGTTGCCTATGTATATGCATATGAAATGAACAGAAGTATATTGAACGTAATAAAAGGGTGCAAGGTCATTTTCCATCTTTTCTTTCGCTATGTGTATAGTATTACTTGTATCGTCAAATTAGTTGTAGTTGTACGGCCGCTTCAAACATCATCTGGGAAGATAAAGTAAAAATTCATTTGATGAAGTATTGGATCATGTATACACATCTGATTATAGCATGTGCTTTGattataataattttttcctTTTAACTACAGAGTGGTACAAGCACTAATTTTCGTGGGGAATGCTTCAACGTCGTCATGAAAAGCTTAGAAGTGCAATGGAAGGAAATATAGTTAAAGATGTAAATATTGATGATGACGTGAATATGGTTGATGCGTTATTCTGAAGCAGTCATCAGATTCTAATTCGGCTAGAATTCTTAGAGATTGACCTAAAGATTATTTCGTCAGTTAACATTATAGATTGTAaagttttttttttaaacttaGATAGTAATGTTTATTTGTTTCGGCTTAATTATTCTATCTTAAAATAATGGAAGTGCAAAGAGAACTAAATTTAGTGATTTTGGGAACTACTCATCATTGATGAATGAAACACCAACAGATGAGAATGTTGTTGAATCACCGGTTCGTCCTAAAGGTACAAAAGCAGCTAAGAGGGACGGGAAAAAAAGGCAGAGTTTAATGATCTTAAAAAAAAGATTATGAAAAAATAAAAGCTAGTTTATGCAGGAGATTAGATCTAATGGCAGAGTTCAATGAACTTAAGAAAAAGAGGAGGCTAGGAAAGAGAATGAATCAGATATGCAACTTCTTACGCTTGATACTAGTATAATGAAAGAGGCTCAACGAGAGATTTATGCCAAAATTATTGAGGAAGTCAAATCAAGACGCAGGTGGAACTAGCCATTGGAATCTAGTTGCTTGTTTATTTTTATTTGGAATTAGTTGTTGGAAACTAGTTGTTCGTTTGATTCTGTTTGGAATAAGTTCTTGGAAGCTAGTTTTTGTTTGTTTCTATTTGGAACTAGCCGTTGTAATTTAGTTCTTGTTTATTTTTAGTTCGAACTAGccgttttcttttattatttttatctcctataaaacatgtCTGTTCTTTGTGATAGTCTGCAACTCATTTTTTTCATTCACAGTGCAATCAAAATATATACTACGGATGAGAACTCTGATATGTCTAAAGAATTTATTGAAGAAGGCTCGTCAACCACGACTAAACGAGTGATATGCAAAGACCGCGAAGCGCGTCATGAACGATTGGAGAGAGATTATTTTGCTCAAAATCCAGTATACCCTCTAGATACATTCCGACGACGGTTTCGAATGGGAAGACACGTGTTCCTTCGAATTGTGGATGCTCTTTCAAATTTTGATCCATATTTTCAGCAGAAGGTTGATGCATTGGAAAGAAAGGGCCTATCACCTTTACAAAATTCACGGCGGCCATACGCATGTTGGCATATGGAATTGGAACGGATGCAGTTGATGTTTATGTGTGCATTGGTACGTCCACTGCAATTGAATGCTTGAAAAAATTTGTTAccaatattattttaatttttgagaGTGAATATTTGCGAAAGCCAAACTCAAATGATGTACAACGTCTCATAAAAATGGGAAAGGCTCGCGGTTTTCCCGGAATGATGGGGAGTATTGACTACATGCATTTGCAGTGGAAAAATTGCCCTAAAGCATGGAAAGGGATGTTCATGAGGGGTCATAAAGGAGTTCCAACAATATTGCTTAATGTTGTTGCCTCATCGGACCTATGGATATGACATGCATTTTTCGGAGTTGCTGGTTCTAATAACGACATGAATGTGTTAGACCGATAACCGATATTTGATGATGTACATGAAGGTCGTGCTCCTGAGGTAAATTACAATATTAATGGTAACAACTATAACATGGGGTACTATCTAACAGATGGAATCTATCCTGAATGGGCTACGTTCGTGAAACAATTCCACGCCCATAGGGTGAAAAGAGAAAATTGTTCTCCAAATATCAAGAAGGTCATCGAAAAAACGTAGAAATGACATTTGGCGTGTTGCAATCTCAATTTGCAATTGTACATGATCCAACACAATTTTGGGATAAAGAAGATCTCGCTAAAATAATGAGAGCGTGTATTATACTACATAATATGATCGTTGAGGATGAGAGAGACACATACGTCACTCCCTTTGGCGCTTTACCATCTTACGATGATGCAACATATGGCTTACCGCCTCCAAACTTAGGCGAAGAATCTTTAGCCTCTAATGAAATGTATATCGGAAGGACTATCCAACTTTGTAACAGGCAGAAACATCGTCAACTACAATTCGATCTGGTTGAGCATATCACAATGTTCCATAATAATGATTAACTAGCTCTGtagcccgtgcaatgcacggaCATGCTCTATATTGGGCGAATCGATATTATTTTAgtttttcttgttgataatatTTCATGTTGTCCCCCCTCCTAATGATGATGGATTTATTTTTGTATATGAGTAGATTTTTATTTTGATGACATTGGTGCAATAGTGTTTATCTACAATTAACGTAGAGACTTGTAGTGACATTTCTTGTTTTTTACTGTTAAGGACGATCCATGGaaattttttagaaattttagtaATATTACATAATATAGTTGTTTGTTTACATaagattttattttataattgttatttgaattttagtattcTTCAATTTTAATTTCCGACCTCAGTAACTCTTTCCCCTCTCtcaaaaaatattaataaatccACATCTCACGCCATACTAAGCGCTTTCGGGTTGTATTTTAATATGTAAACTTTACCaagattatttattttagttaatattaTCCGTTCATGCCATAATGACGGAGTAAAATACCAATATAAACCAACATTATCAtatattttatgaattatgaagACCATAAGTTAAAGGTTTTTTTTACATAAATTcacacatacatatacatatatatatgtgtgtgtatatattatatatacatatatatatatatgtgtgtgtatttatatatatatatgtatgtatatatatatatatatatatatgaaagcccataatttatttatttttgtgtaaatacaaaaatataataCTTAAAGTATGACATGGttagatataaatatatattcagttagagGTATCAATGGTTCTGATCCACataatcatatttaatatataaGTTTATCTAGTTCATTTGTTTGTAATATTTAATTCGCAAATGTTTATAATAGATCTAAATATTAGTGTTAATGTGATAAATATGGTATATGTCAGTCAACTGTGTTATTAAAGGTCACTGGTAGGCTGTGATAATATCATTAAAATTAATGACGAACAATAATATTTTGtacaaataaaatttattataatttaaatgtactaccactttttataaataacatgattttgtactcaagtttctcatgtattaatattatttattttgttataatattattattattattattattattattattattattataattattattaatataatataaataataattattattattattagaatttttaatatatatgttttataaacctgctattaaaatgaaatattttttctttttaatgaaatttaaaattattactattaatattaatatttaattttactttatatttaaaattcacttatttatattattaatttgataattaataatgTATGTATTCTCGTTTTTAGAATTTAACTTACGTTAAAAATAAGGACAATTTTTGTAGACAAAAAAATTTGAATCATTAACTAAAAGGGAAATTTAAGGGAAATTTCATTTGAAATGAGGGTTTTTAATTTTCGGAGCAAATAAAAAGGATAAGACAATACTACGCCATGCCAAATAGAAAAATAAACTGAgggtaatataatattttttattgtcTTGCTCTGATAATTAAGAACCTGCTCTGAAAATATAACATCTCTaactaaattattatatatatacatatatacatacatacgtaCATATGTATGTATACATGCGTGCATGTATTTctataataattagttataaatGAATATGTATATATTAAGTATGCAATTATTAATCTATATTAGTAAGTCATAACTTAGGTATTATATGATCCATGCATATATCTctataataattagttataaatatatatatatatatatattaagtatgcaACAACTAATCGATATTAATAAGTTAATGATGTGAtaacttatgtattatatgaattcTTATGCAATGGTTATCATTTAAATTTTTATACTAATTTTTAATAGAGTATGTAAATTTTAtgaagaaattatttttaatgacttacatattaatgatgttttaattgaggtaataaaaattacatgaatgaatctgtattaattatataataatgaatGAGTATTAATGATTAAAACAAATAATGTTTGGATATTAATTAATGTATTTATGATTAAATAATGAATGAGTATTAATGGTTAAAATAAATATTGTATGGATATTAACTATTATATTCATGATTAAATTTGCTCATTAATTACCGTATCTATGATTAAATAATGAATGAACATTAATGGTTAAAACAAATATTATATGAACATTAATTATtgtatttatgattaaatttgcTCAGCGAACCCTTGTTGCTGTATTAGATATATAATAGATAGATTTGTTTCAGATGTAATATTTTAAATTGTCATGTTcttgtaatattttattttttaattatgtaatgtattttaataataagtaatatttttatttttaatcttattaatatttaatttttaaattttaaattttaaacacGTTTAATCGGAGTGGGTCACTTGATTTACCGAGCCCATGAAGAAGGAGATGGCAGTGGACTTGGGTCACTTGATTTACCAAGCCCATGTTTTGCTTCAAAAATAAGGAAATGGCACTTGCTCGGCCTATATAATACGGCTTAGGGTTAGGGATTAGCACCCGTTTATTGTAATCAATTTCATGTAATCATGGTTTTGGAGGTGAAATCGAGTTGCAGCCGATTGATTTCTTTTTCTACACGAAGCTGtctcatcatattcaatctctcaaTCGCCCCTTTTTATTAATTATAAGGTGTCAATTTCAAGACTCAATTCACTTGTACAATCTTTTATGAGTataatttatgttttttttttagTTTAATTCTTCATTTTTATTCGAATTTCTGAATTACTTGTagaaacaatgaagaaagtgctccacGAATCTCGTCCCCGTCCCCGTACAGTTTCAACTCAAGTTTGAAAATGTTTTTATGTTTCCTGCAAGCAATTGTTGGGCTCACTGCTCACCATTTCATGGAGTGCAGAGATTCTTAAGGTCCTCTTCTTGTACAATCTTTTAtgagtataatttttttttatatttaattcttcatttttatttgaatttctgAATTACTTGCAGAAACAATGATTGTGTGTAAAGTGTATGAAGAAGAAATCTAGAATGGATACGTTCACGTTCATTTTTGGTTGATCTAGCTTTGTGTGTAAAGTGTAAGTAAGACACTGGCTACGACTTTGTTTCTGTAAAACGAATCTGCATGTTTATTATTAGTTATCTTTTTGGCTAGTGCAAACATAAACTAGAAGCAATAAAGAGGATTAAGCAGCAGACATGTTGACCATCATTTTATATCTTGCATATTTTCATGTTCAGTAATCATTCATGTGCATTACTTTTACATGAGAAGGTCTAGTAATAAGTTCCTTTAGATTAATATTATTGATCTTGTTATAAACTTATTCTTATAATTTTCTTAACAAGTGCCCTGGTTTTCAGCAATTGTTTGAGGAAGCTGTTGCAGGCCATCTAAATCCATAGCATCTGACCGTGATTTGCTCAGATGAAGCCTCAA encodes the following:
- the LOC141705174 gene encoding uncharacterized protein LOC141705174, giving the protein MLAYGIGTDAVDVYVCIGTSTAIECLKKFVTNIILIFESEYLRKPNSNDVQRLIKMGKARGFPGMMGSIDYMHLQWKNCPKAWKGMFMRGHKGVPTILLNVVASSDLWI
- the LOC141705175 gene encoding uncharacterized protein LOC141705175, which codes for MTFGVLQSQFAIVHDPTQFWDKEDLAKIMRACIILHNMIVEDERDTYVTPFGALPSYDDATYGLPPPNLGEESLASNEMYIGRTIQLCNRQKHRQLQFDLVEHITMFHNND